The Bacillota bacterium genome includes a region encoding these proteins:
- a CDS encoding FAD-dependent oxidoreductase translates to QAQQFGAQIVTAQVLSADVLVDPKEVIASTGTYRARAVIVATGAMGRKHALRGEEAFTGRGVSYCATCDATFFRGQEVAVIGDNDEAVEEALHLTRFASVVHVLLPGSRFKAEPALVRQLEQAPNVKVQYSRKVTEVFGNGRVEGVRVSAPSGGTEELPVKGVFIYLQGNRPAVDFLHGAVRTSEEGCIEVDDQLQTSVPGVFAAGDVLCRKVRQAVVAAADGALSAMAAERHLNGRHAIRSQW, encoded by the coding sequence CAGGCGCAGCAGTTCGGCGCGCAGATCGTGACGGCGCAGGTGCTGTCGGCGGACGTTCTGGTGGACCCAAAGGAGGTCATCGCCTCCACCGGCACGTACCGGGCGAGGGCCGTCATCGTGGCCACCGGGGCCATGGGGCGCAAGCACGCCCTGCGGGGCGAAGAAGCGTTCACCGGCCGGGGCGTCAGCTACTGCGCCACGTGCGACGCCACGTTTTTCCGCGGCCAGGAGGTTGCCGTCATCGGGGACAACGACGAGGCGGTGGAGGAGGCCCTGCACCTGACCCGGTTCGCCTCGGTGGTGCACGTGCTCTTGCCCGGCAGCCGCTTCAAGGCGGAGCCGGCCCTGGTGCGGCAGCTGGAACAGGCGCCCAACGTCAAGGTGCAGTACTCTCGAAAGGTGACCGAGGTCTTCGGAAACGGGCGCGTCGAGGGCGTACGCGTATCGGCGCCTTCCGGCGGCACGGAGGAGCTGCCGGTCAAGGGCGTCTTCATCTACCTGCAGGGCAACCGCCCGGCCGTCGACTTCCTGCATGGCGCCGTGCGCACGAGCGAGGAGGGCTGCATCGAGGTCGACGACCAGCTGCAGACCTCGGTGCCCGGGGTGTTTGCGGCAGGCGACGTGCTGTGCCGCAAGGTGCGGCAGGCCGTGGTCGCGGCCGCCGACGGGGCGCTTTCTGCCATGGCGGCCGAGCGGCACCTCAACGGGCGGCATGCCATCCGGTCGCAGTGGTGA
- a CDS encoding NAD(P)-dependent oxidoreductase: MSQGNSSPIRKVGVIGLGIMGTGMARNLHRAGFEVVVYNRTAERSKPLAQEGMAAAASPRELAGRVDAVLTVVSDIPALEAVLLGPDGAFAGARPGTLFIDSSTVTPQASRAMAEEARRRGCEFLDAPVVGSKDAARDGQLYFMAGGSEEAFRRAQPLFGAMGRGAIHMGPSGSGSAIKLVNNLIAAVTMVALSEGIMVAEAAGLDPGRVRQLLFDSVVGSPFLRYKLPKVQERDFSTQFALALMHKDVRYFLKMAGAHDRPVPVAALVGQLFRAAARAGWAEHDMSAIFAYLNQERPAP; this comes from the coding sequence GCACCGGGCCGGCTTCGAGGTGGTGGTTTACAACCGCACCGCTGAACGCTCAAAGCCGCTCGCGCAGGAGGGGATGGCCGCCGCCGCCTCACCCCGGGAACTCGCCGGTCGGGTGGACGCGGTGCTGACCGTGGTGAGCGACATCCCCGCCCTCGAGGCCGTGCTGCTGGGGCCGGACGGGGCCTTCGCCGGCGCCCGCCCGGGGACGCTGTTCATCGACTCCAGCACGGTGACCCCCCAGGCGTCCCGGGCGATGGCGGAAGAGGCCCGGCGCAGGGGGTGTGAGTTCCTGGACGCGCCGGTGGTCGGGAGCAAAGATGCGGCCCGGGACGGGCAGCTCTACTTCATGGCAGGCGGCAGCGAAGAGGCCTTCAGGCGGGCGCAGCCGCTGTTCGGCGCGATGGGCCGCGGCGCCATCCACATGGGCCCTTCCGGCAGCGGTTCGGCCATCAAGCTGGTCAACAACCTCATCGCGGCGGTCACCATGGTCGCCCTGTCCGAGGGGATCATGGTGGCCGAGGCAGCGGGGCTCGACCCCGGGCGCGTGCGGCAACTCCTCTTCGACTCGGTGGTCGGCTCGCCGTTTCTGCGCTACAAGCTCCCGAAAGTGCAGGAGCGCGACTTCTCCACGCAGTTTGCGCTGGCGCTCATGCACAAGGACGTCCGCTACTTCCTGAAGATGGCAGGCGCCCATGACCGGCCGGTGCCCGTGGCCGCCCTGGTCGGGCAACTCTTCCGCGCCGCCGCCAGGGCCGGGTGGGCCGAGCACGACATGAGCGCCATCTTTGCCTACCTCAACCAGGAGCGCCCTGCGCCGTGA